In Nocardioides luti, the DNA window CTCGTCGGACTCCTCGGCGACGGGCTCGACCACCTCGGGGGCGGACGGCGCGGTCAGGCCGGACTCGGGGTCCACGAGGACCTCGGAGGTCTCCTCGGGGGCGTCCGTCCCGTCCTGGGTGGTCTCCTCGGCCTCGGCCGAGTCGTACTGCTCCGACACGTGCTGCTCCGTCACTTCTGGATCACTCGCGATCTTGGTGGGGTGGGACCGGGTGGTCAGCTGTTCGACGAGCCCGCGAAGATCGCGAACACGAGCTTGCCGAAGCCCAGGTCGAGGGCCGAGACCAGCGCCATCATGAAGATGACGAAGACCATGACCACGATGAAGTACGTGACCAGCTGCTCCTGGGTCGGGTAGACGACCTTGCGCAGCTCGGCGACGACCTGCCGGTAGAACACGGGGAGGCTGGTGCGCTTGTCGGCCTTGCTGTCGCGCGAACCGCGGACCGCCTTGCTGTCCGACACGCCGTCACCTCTCCTCGTCCGGCTCAGCCGACCCGGTGGTGCGACTGAGTGAAGCTGTTGCCTTGCAGGGCACGAGGGACTTGAACCCCCAACCTTCGGTTTTGGAGACCGATGCTCTGCCAGTTGAGCTAGTGCCCTCCGCGGCTCCCCGCCGCGACCGCACCCGGGAGAGGGCATGG includes these proteins:
- the secE gene encoding preprotein translocase subunit SecE — its product is MSDSKAVRGSRDSKADKRTSLPVFYRQVVAELRKVVYPTQEQLVTYFIVVMVFVIFMMALVSALDLGFGKLVFAIFAGSSNS